From the genome of Lotus japonicus ecotype B-129 chromosome 6, LjGifu_v1.2, one region includes:
- the LOC130721859 gene encoding pathogenesis-related protein 1-like, translating to MGFSKVTLSLIMCVLCLGHYVVYGQDSRADYLNAHNAARSAVNVPNLVWDDTVAAFAQNYANQRKGDCKLVHSGGGGRYGENLAWGKPDLSGTGAVKLWVDEKANYDYNSNSCASGKQCGHYTQVVWKNSMRLGCAKVKCDNGGGTFITCNYDPPGNYVGQKPY from the coding sequence ATGGGATTTTCCAAGGTTACACTTTCTCTAATAATGTGTGTCTTGTGCTTGGGACATTATGTTGTCTATGGCCAAGACTCACGTGCAGACTACCTCAATGCACACAACGCTGCAAGGTCAGCAGTGAATGTTCCAAATCTTGTTTGGGATGACACCGTAGCTGCTTTTGCACAGAACTATGCCAATCAACGTAAGGGAGACTGCAAACTGGTCCACTCAGGTGGTGGTGGACGTTACGGGGAGAACCTGGCGTGGGGAAAACCTGACCTAAGTGGCACAGGGGCAGTGAAATTGTGGGTGGATGAGAAAGCAAACTATGACTACAATTCTAATTCTTGTGCTAGTGGAAAACAGTGCGGGCATTACACTCAGGTGGTTTGGAAAAACTCCATGCGCCTTGGATGTGCTAAGGTAAAATGTGATAATGGAGGAGGCACGTTTATTACTTGCAACTATGACCCTCCAGGCAACTATGTTGGCCAAAAACCCTACTAA
- the LOC130726458 gene encoding basic form of pathogenesis-related protein 1-like, protein MRSLIPHHVMMILAIFFFMSCTISLAHEVCSPKEFLDVHNQARAEVGVGPLSWNHNLEAYAQNYADLRSHDCNLEHSNGPYGENIAEGYGEMKDADAAKLWFAEKPNYDPQSNSCVNDECLHYTQMVWRDSVHLGCAKSKCNNGWVFVVCNYDPPGNYVGDRPY, encoded by the coding sequence ATGAGGTCCCTAATCCCACACCATGTGATGATGATCTTagccattttcttcttcatgtcCTGCACCATTTCCCTAGCCCATGAAGTCTGCTCCCCAAAAGAGTTCCTTGACGTGCACAACCAAGCTCGCGCCGAGGTTGGTGTGGGTCCACTCTCATGGAACCACAACCTTGAAGCCTACGCTCAGAACTACGCTGACTTGAGGAGCCATGACTGCAACCTCGAGCACTCTAACGGGCCGTATGGTGAGAATATCGCTGAGGGTTACGGCGAAATGAAGGATGCAGATGCGGCAAAGCTCTGGTTCGCCGAAAAGCCCAACTACGACCCTCAGTCCAACTCGTGTGTCAATGATGAATGCTTGCATTATACACAGATGGTTTGGCGCGATTCTGTTCATCTTGGGTGTGCTAAGTCCAAATGCAACAATGGCTGGGTTTTTGTTGTTTGCAACTATGACCCACCAGGCAACTATGTTGGAGATAGACCTTATTGA